ACATCGCCGCCGCTACCAACAAGGCGTTTCCGCAGAAGCAACACACTGCCCCTAATTCCTGTGCGGCGTCTTCCATCCAGGCAATTTAAGTAACCCCGGCTAGCACGGGACACGGGAGTCAAAAGCTGGGTTTGCCCACCCCCGATCCGCGGCAACGGACAAAAACGCGGGCTTGCTGTTACACGCCCGTTACTCCTCCGCTAAACGCTGCGCCCCCATGACCGATATTGCCATTGCCCAAGCCGCGGCCATTCTGCCCATCCGGCTGGTGGCCGAACGCCTCGCCATCGCCGAAGACGATCTGGAAACCTACGGCAAGTACAAGGCCAAACTGCCGCTACACCTCCTCGATGCGCAGAAAATAGCCAACGCCCACCTCATCCTGGTCACGGCCCTCACCCCTACGCCGGCGGGCGAGGGCAAAACCACGGTGTCGGTGGGCCTGAACGACGGGCTCAACCGGCTGGGCAAAAAGGCCATTGCGGTGCTCCGCGAGCCGTCGGTGGGCCCGGTGTTCGGCATGAAGGGGGGCGCCACCGGGGGCGGCCATGCGCAGCTTATCCCCATGGTCGACATCAACCTGCACTTCACTGGGGATTTCGCCGCCGTAGAAAAGGCCAACAACCTGCTGGCCGCCCTCATCGACAACGCCCTTCACCAACCCCATCACGCCCTGCGCCTCGACCCGCGCACGGTGACCTGGAAGCGGGCCATCGACCTGAACGACCGCAGCCTGCGCGAAATCATCGTCGGCCTGGGCGGCAAGGCCAACGGGGCGATGCGCACCGACGGCTTCAACATCACGGCCGCTTCCGAGGTCATGGCCATCTTGTGCCTGGCCACCAGCCTGGCCGACCTGAAAACCAAACTCGGCAACATTTTCGTCGGCTACACCTACGACAACGAGCCGGTGTACGCCCGCGACCTCAAGGCCGAAGCGGCCATGACCATCCTGCTGCGCGACGCCCTAAAGCCCAACCTGGTGCAAACCTTGGAGGGCAACCCGGCCCTCATCCACGGCGGGCCTTTTGCTAACATTGCCCAAGGCACCAACACCGTTCTGGCCACCCGCATGGGCCTGTCGCTCGGCGACTACGTGGTGACCGAGGCCGGCTTCGGGGCTGATTTGGGGGCCGAGAAGTTCCTCAACCTGAAGTGCGGCTACGGGGAGTTGCGGCCCGCAGCGCTGGTGCTCGTGGCCACCATCCGGGCGCTGCGCCACCACGGCGGCGCCCCCGCGGCCGAGTTGAACACGCCCGACCTGGACCGGGTGACCCAGGGCTTTGCAAATCTGGAAAAGCACATCGAGAACGCCCGCAAGTTTGGGCTAAATCCCGTGGTAGCCATCAACCACTTCGGGACCGACACCGCGGCTGAAATCACGCTGCTGCAAAAGCTGTGCGCCCACCTGGGCGTGCCAGCTGTGCTGAGCACGGCCTGGGCCGACGGGGGCGCGGGCGCCACCGGGCTGGCCGAAGCCGTGCTCGAAAGCATCGCCGGCGGCACCAACGACTTCCGTCCGCTCTACGCGTGGAATCAGCCCGTCAAAGCCAAAATTGACACCATTGCCCGGGAAATTTACGGGGCCGCCGGCGTCGACTACACGCCCAAGGCCGAGGCCGACCTGCGCCGCATCAACCGGCTGGGCCTGGCGGGCCTGCCGATCTGCATGGCCAAAACCCAAAAGTCGTTTTCCGACAACGAGAAGCTCGTGGGCCGCCCATCGGGCTTCCGCGTCACCGTGCGGGAGTTTGAACTGGCCACCGGGGCCGGGTTCCTCATTCCGCTGCTGGGCACTATGCTGCGCATGCCGGGCCTGCCCGCCTTGCCCGCCTCGGAGGGCATGGACATCGACGACAACGGGGTAATTACCGGGTTGTCGTAGCCGTTGGGGTCGTTGGGTTGTTGCCGCCGGTTTTCCTACCGAAACTTTACCACC
This genomic stretch from Hymenobacter sp. PAMC 26628 harbors:
- a CDS encoding formate--tetrahydrofolate ligase: MTDIAIAQAAAILPIRLVAERLAIAEDDLETYGKYKAKLPLHLLDAQKIANAHLILVTALTPTPAGEGKTTVSVGLNDGLNRLGKKAIAVLREPSVGPVFGMKGGATGGGHAQLIPMVDINLHFTGDFAAVEKANNLLAALIDNALHQPHHALRLDPRTVTWKRAIDLNDRSLREIIVGLGGKANGAMRTDGFNITAASEVMAILCLATSLADLKTKLGNIFVGYTYDNEPVYARDLKAEAAMTILLRDALKPNLVQTLEGNPALIHGGPFANIAQGTNTVLATRMGLSLGDYVVTEAGFGADLGAEKFLNLKCGYGELRPAALVLVATIRALRHHGGAPAAELNTPDLDRVTQGFANLEKHIENARKFGLNPVVAINHFGTDTAAEITLLQKLCAHLGVPAVLSTAWADGGAGATGLAEAVLESIAGGTNDFRPLYAWNQPVKAKIDTIAREIYGAAGVDYTPKAEADLRRINRLGLAGLPICMAKTQKSFSDNEKLVGRPSGFRVTVREFELATGAGFLIPLLGTMLRMPGLPALPASEGMDIDDNGVITGLS